A single window of Anomaloglossus baeobatrachus isolate aAnoBae1 chromosome 5, aAnoBae1.hap1, whole genome shotgun sequence DNA harbors:
- the LOC142310457 gene encoding oocyte zinc finger protein XlCOF29-like, whose amino-acid sequence MDMNREKMAERILHLTLEILFRLTGEDYTVVKKTSSEHCQAPVSEGWGRPLSPITGPPPHPPIHEDINDQKILELTYKMIQLLTGEVTLLGMLGHYTVTL is encoded by the exons ATGGATATGAACAGGgagaagatggcggagaggattttacacctcaccctagagatcctcttccggcttactggagag gattacacagtagtgaagaagacctctagtgagcactgtcaggcccctgtgtctgagggatggggaagacccctgagcccaatcacggggcctccacctcaccccccgatacatgaggacatcaatgaccagaagatcctagaactcacctacaagatgattcagctgctgactggagaggtgacactgctgggaatgctgggacattatacagtaacgctatga